In one Lolium rigidum isolate FL_2022 chromosome 3, APGP_CSIRO_Lrig_0.1, whole genome shotgun sequence genomic region, the following are encoded:
- the LOC124697264 gene encoding FIP1[V]-like protein: MDDDDEFGDLYTDIVIPASEPSKPPAAETLPRAAPAPAPNPNSAPAPASTAAADEDEDDDWLLGGSDPVAGVDPTGGWVDDDDDGGGPPPKREVDAKPPPAAEEPDPLMGLGEDDPGAAIPGLSTPAAAGAGAPGSEYSDSDSEDDLKIVLNETDGRRRLGDDEGDDEDGLDLIIADGPGMEEQEWAEDGGAAAGPDGERKEGGEPGGKAMPMPGVRMGYGGGGPGFNPQHHSMFKYVRPGAASVGGALSAPGQFRPPGPPGPFSGRGRADWRPGGGRGMNKGFHSGYGMPPWGGSGRGFGGGLDFTLPPHKAIYEIDIDTAFEEKPWKYPGADIVDYFNFGIDEEKWKDYCKQIDQLKVESTMQSRIRVYESGRSDQDYDPDLPPELAAAATGHHDISADNRNKVDNGHTDFSAQTRAVASIRPAAVTGRPIQVETSFVERFPSADTRLPRMRESDSVIEIVCEPPPDDPVVADSSVDQSEKDSEGGTKKSNGFEESGVYTSEKTNNSPYNSNLGKKAERSRRLPVSSEGDMLASDVHGRSPSNYKIRGSPRGVRSKGRSLGVNASRETESSNEVPHQTSSKRRRDTQRENNPVDESETKDGSEGSPTVADEMTDKLSTEDQFADNDRLALVDSAEVDGDDAISEPHSDDAINEGDNVDHSSKKQKLIPRAEQPAGLNSSDQDELKTLNGENSRGVRSGSSKDHLKRLESGEEVLQDRRSRRVNDVRRHHDGEERDSRRKDVYTRGVKPDVERTQLASRGREDIHHAHVNRDRDMRGKSYDRVRETEVLQRREDSVHNRRGKEEDLRPDYNAEVGARHRNKARPIDRNDRDEDPHSRKLLDAGDLRGSRQRERADMVLNRRESLDDSHIKRKKDEENIRRMKPENDDTVHGTRGRDDPNKRKRERDDGIDQKRRDDSVRTREKVDDRAKNKEDNWRQREKEDRQRPKHESTLVLQKEEGRGTGRGGRVIDDKLVSGGRKKDESRSALLSKETQERSKQNEPGRRGQGAEVNNSQNKGRSDVRPRDDNPNSSERNSRQEKLNKTHDNNRLSSSSDPRQASKDKHRESTRKGRGSEPNEQDPHRSSKRRREDHESHRSGKVETKGVREQENGRDHATSSKTSKNPERHDSLVKQGEEEAMSDDENNEDSRRGRSKLERWTSHKEIDYSNIANEATPIFPPIKADAQSPTADASGKSDVPATVGNSDLKSSGDNGPASEKTAEERERHLDTVERLKRRSERFKLPMPGEKEAPQSKKVDTEVQAPQNNESPAADAEVKPERPARKRRWTGS, from the exons atggacgacgacgacgagttcggcgACCTCTACACGGACATCGTCATCCCGGCGTCCGAGCCCTCCAAGCCGCCGGCCGCCGAAACCCTACCCCGCGCCGCCCCGGCCCCGGCGCCAAACCCTAATTCCGCGCCAGCTCCCGCCTCGACCGCCGccgcggacgaggacgaggacgacgactggCTTCTAGGAGGGAGCGACCCCGTCGCCGGGGTCGACCCGACCGGCGGctgggtcgacgacgacgacgacggcggcgggccCCCGCCGAAGCGCGAGGTCGACGCGAAGCCGCCccccgccgcggaggagcccgatCCGCTCATGGGGCTAGGCGAGGACGACCCCGGGGCGGCCATCCCGGGCCTCTCGACTCCCGCGGCCGCCGGCGCGGGCGCGCCCGGGAGCGAGTACTCGGACAGcgacagcgaggacgacctcAAGATCGTGCTCAACGAGACGGACGGGCGCCGCCGGCTCGGGGACGACGAGGGCGACGACGAGGACGGGCTGGACCTCATCATCGCCGACGGTCCCGGCATGGAGGAGCAGGAGTGggcggaggacggcggcgcggcggccgggccCGACGGCGAGAGGAAAGAGGGCGGCGAGCCTGGTGGCAAGGCCATGCCCATGCCCGGTGTCAGGATGGGgtacggtggcggcggcccggGGTTCAACCCGCAGCACCATTCCATGTTCAAG TATGTACGACCTGGTGCTGCATCTGTCGGTGGGGCTCTTAGTGCTCCTGGCCAGTTCCGTCCACCTGGACCTCCTGGCCCCTTTTCTGGCCGAGGAAGAGCTGACTGGCGTCCTGGTGGCGGTAGGGGCATGAATAAAGGCTTTCATTCAGGCTACGGAATGCCTCCATGGGGTGGTTCAGGTCGTGGTTTTGGTGGCGGGCTTGATTTCACACTTCCCCCTCACAA GGCAATATATGAGATTGACATTGACACCGCATTTGAGGAGAAACCATGGAAATACCCTGGTGCTGACATTGTAGACTACTTTAACTTTGGGATTGATGAAGAGAAGTGGAAAGACTACTGCAAGCAAATT GATCAACTAAAAGTGGAGTCCACAATGCAATCTAGAATACGGGTTTACGAGAGTGGGCGCTCAGACCAG GACTACGATCCAGATCTGCCACCAGAGCTAGCTGCTGCTGCGACTGGCCATCACGATATTTCTGCTGATAATCGCAATAAGGTAGATAATGGGCACACAGATTTCAGTGCCCAAACGAGAGCTGTTGCAAGCATCCGACCAGCAGCG GTGACAGGCAGACCTATCCAAGTAGAAACTAGCTTTGTAGAACGCTTTCCGTCTGCTGATACGCGTTTGCCTCGAATGCGTGAATCGGATTCTGTTATAGAG ATCGTGTGCGAGCCTCCGCCGGATGATCCTGTAGTTGCTGATAGTTCAGTGGATCAGTCTGAGAAGGATTCTGAAGGAGGTACTAAAAAAAGCAACGGTTTTGAGGAGAGTGGGGTCTATACATCAGAGAAGACGAATAACTCTCCTTATAATTCCAATTTGGGTAAAAAGGCAGAACGCAGCAGAAGGTTGCCTGTCTCATCTGAAGGTGATATGCTCGCCTCAGATGTCCACGGCCGTTCCCCGTCCAACTACAAAATAAGGGGTTCTCCTCGTGGAGTAAG GTCGAAAGGGCGCTCTCTTGGTGTAAACGCTAGCCGAGAAACTGAAAGCTCCAATGAAGTACCTCACCAAACATCTTCAAAGAGACGCCGTGATACCCAGAGAGAGAACAACCCTGTTGATGAATCAGAAACTAAGGATGGCTCAGAAGGGTCACCTACAGTTGCTGACGAAATGACAGACAAGCTGAGCACAGAAGATCAGTTTGCTGATAATGATAGGCTTGCTTTGGTTGATAGTGCTGAAGTGGATGGTGATGATGCTATCTCAGAACCTCACAGTGATGATGCTATAAACGAGGGCGATAACGTGGACCATTCTAGTAAAAAACAGAAGCTAATTCCTAGGGCTGAGCAGCCTGCTGGACTCAATAGTAGTGATCAGGACGAATTGAAGACGCTGAATGGTGAAAATAGTAGAGGAGTGAGGTCTGGTAGCAGCAAAGATCATCTCAAACGTCTTGAATCTGGTGAAGAAGTTCTGCAAGATAGGCGATCCAGGCGAGTAAATGATGTgagaaggcatcatgatggagaaGAACGTGATTCCCGTCGAAAGGATGTGTACACTCGAGGTGTCAAACCTGATGTAGAAAGGACACAATTGGCCTCTAGAGGTAGGGAGGATATCCACCACGCTCATGTGAACAGAGATCGGGACATGCGTGGTAAAAGTTATGATCGGGTAAGAGAGACAGAAGTTCTGCAGAGGAGAGAAGACAGCGTGCACAACAGAAGAGGTAAAGAAGAAGATTTGAGACCCGACTACAATGCTGAAGTTGGTGCAAGGCATAGAAATAAGGCAAGACCTATTGATAGAAACGACAGGGATGAAGATCCTCACTCAAGGAAATTGTTGGATGCTGGTGACTTGAGGGGTTCTAGACAAAGAGAGCGTGCTGATATGGTTTTGAATCGGCGTGAAAGCTTAGATGATTCTCATATCAAGAGAAAGAAGGATGAAGAGAATATAAGGAGAATGAAACCTGAGAATGACGATACAGTGCACGGTACCAGAGGAAGGGATGATCCGAACAAAAGGAAGAGAGAACGGGATGATGGAATTGATCAGAAAAGAAGAGACGATAGTGTTAGGACGCGGGAAAAGGTTGATGATCGTGCCAAGAACAAAGAGGACAACTGGCGGCAGAGAGAAAAGGAGGACAGACAGAGGCCTAAGCATGAAAGTACACTGGTTCTTCAGAAAGAAGAAGGGAGAGGAACTGGCCGAGGTGGACGGGTTATAGATGACAAACTTGTCAGTGGTGGTAGGAAGAAGGATGAATCAAGATCTGCATTATTGAGCAAAGAAACCCAAGAGCGCAGCAAACAAAACGAACCCGGGAGGAGAGGTCAAGGTGCAGAAGTAAACAACAGTCAGAATAAAGGCCGCTCAGATGTCCGTCCACGAGATGACAATCCAAATAGCAGTGAAAGGAACTCCAGACAAGAAAAACTTAATAAGACCCATGACAATAATCGGCTATCTAGCAGTTCTGATCCTCGCCAAGCTAGTAAGGATAAGCACAGGGAGAGCACAAGAAAGGGCAGAGGTTCTGAGCCTAATGAGCAAGATCCTCACAGATCTAGCAAGAGAAGACGTGAAGACCATGAAAGCCATCGTAGTGGGAAG GTTGAGACGAAAGGAGTTAGGGAGCAAGAAAATGGTAGGGATCATGCAACATCATCCAAGACGAGCAAGAATCCTGAACGACATGATTCACTTGTGAAACAAGGGGAAGAAGAAGCCATGTCAGATGATGAGAACAACGAGGATTCAAGAAGGGGTCGGTCTAAGTTGGAGCGATGGACAAGCCACAAAGAGATAGATTACAGTAATATTGCCAATGAGGCTACACCTATATTTCCTCCAATCAAAGCTGATGCTCAATCCCCCACTGCTGATGCGTCAGGTAAATCTGATGTTCCTGCTACAgttggcaactcagacctcaagaGCAGTGGTGATAATGGACCAGCATCTGAGAAGACAGCTGAGGAGCGTGAACGCCATCTAGACACGGTTGAGAGGCTAAAGAGAAGAAGTGAACGTTTCAAGCTTCCCATGCCCGGCGAGAAGGAGGCACCCCAAAGCAAGAAGGTGGATACTGAAGTGCAGGCTCCCCAGAATAATGAATCTCCTGCTGCAGATGCTGAAGTGAAGCCAGAGCGACCAGCTCGCAAGAGGAGGTGGACTGGGAGTTGA
- the LOC124700355 gene encoding 60S ribosomal protein L6, mitochondrial-like, which produces MEARFFRFLKLVGVGFKARTEREGRELFLKVGFSHEVQFTAPPAVRVYCFKPNLICCIGIDKQRVHSFAGAVRTSKPPEVYKGKGILYIEEVIKLKPGKKDRQKRGK; this is translated from the coding sequence ATGGAGGCCAGGTTTTTCAGGTTTCTGAAGCTCGTCGGAGTCGGCTTCAAAGCGAGAACAGAGCGTGAAGGACGCGAGTTGTTTCTGAAGGTAGGCTTCAGCCATGAAGTGCAGTTCACCGCCCCGCCCGCCGTCCGCGTCTATTGCTTCAAACCCAACCTAATCTGCTGCATTGGTATCGACAAGCAAAGGGTGCACAGCTTCGCTGGTGCCGTCCGAACCAGCAAGCCTCCGGAGGTGTACAAGGGAAAGGGCATACTATACATCGAGGAGGTTATAAAACTTAAGCCGGGGAAGAAGGACAGGCAGAAGAGAGGGAAATAA
- the LOC124697265 gene encoding 60S ribosomal protein L6, mitochondrial-like: protein MEAKFFRFLKVVGSGYKARTECEGRELFLKIGFSHEVHFTAPPAVRVFCFKPNLICCAGIDKHRVHHFAGAIRTIKPPDIYKGKGVLYINEVTKKQWRHRH, encoded by the coding sequence ATGGAGGCCAAGTTTTTCCGGTTTCTGAAGGTTGTTGGATCCGGCTATAAAGCGAGAACAGAGTGCGAAGGCCGTGAGTTGTTTCTGAAGATAGGCTTCAGCCATGAGGTGCACTTCACCGCCCCACCCGCCGTCCGCGTCTTCTGCTTCAAACCCAACCTAATATGCTGCGCTGGTATCGACAAGCACAGAGTACACCATTTCGCCGGAGCTATTCGAACCATCAAGCCTCCAGATATATACAAGGGGAAGGGCGTATTGTACATCAACGAGGTTACAAAGAAGCAGTGGCGGCACCGGCACTAG
- the LOC124700357 gene encoding 60S ribosomal protein L6, mitochondrial-like produces MEAKFFRFLKLVGVGFKARTEREGRELFLKLGYSHEVQFTAPPAVRVFCFKPNIICCTGIDKHRVHHFAGAVRSSKPPEVYKGKGILYIDEVIKLKPGKKTKK; encoded by the coding sequence ATGGAGGCCAAGTTTTTCCGGTTTCTGAAGCTTGTTGGAGTCGGCTTTAAAGCAAGAACAGAGCGCGAAGGACGTGAGCTATTTCTGAAGCTAGGCTACAGCCATGAGGTGCAGTTCACCGCCCCACCCGCTGTCCGTGTCTTCTGCTTCAAACCCAACATAATATGCTGCACTGGCATCGACAAGCATCGAGTACACCATTTCGCTGGAGCGGTTCGAAGCAGCAAACCTCCAGAAGTGTACAAGGGGAAGGGCATATTGTACATCGACGAGGTTATAAAGCTTAAGCCTGGGAAGAAGACAAAGAAGTAA